A region of the Lagopus muta isolate bLagMut1 chromosome 2, bLagMut1 primary, whole genome shotgun sequence genome:
TGTTGCCAGCTTATTTACTgcaatcattttttattatggGGAATTTTGATTCTTCCCCCCATTCTTTTTGCTTGTATGTTTTATTGTCACTATCACTGTTCTCACAGTAACTACAAAAgagttgctttttgttctttacaAAAAGTggcaaaggaaaagggagagagcCTTTCTTCCCAGACCAGTGTGCTGGCACTTAGATTCAGGCATGCCTTATTCTTTGCTTAATAACAACACTTGGAGAAATGGTACTTCTGAAGGCTACTGTTACATTTTCCTTGTTGCTCTTTTCCTTGTTTAAAGCCTCATTATTCCTCATTATTCTAACAGACATAAGAATAGAATAGGCTGCAAACCTGAACGCTTCAGGACCGGTAGGGTAGGGGGCATTGGCAGACAGTCCTGACCTAGTGAGTGCCATGAGAAAGATGCACGGTAGTAGCATGTAGATATGACTAACTCTTCAATGTGCAAACTCAATAATAACCACTCCCTTATTTCATTATCTACCTACAGCAAATCCTaccagggcaggaggaggaagggagtaTCCTGGCTCATCTGAGGTGATTCGTGAATCCAGCAGCACAACAGGCATGGTAGTTGGGATCGTGGCGGCAGCAGCGCTGTGTATCCTCATTCTCCTGTATGCCATGTACAAGTACAGGAACCGAGACGAAGGATCGTATCACGTAGACGAGAGTCGAAACTACATCAGTAACTCAGCACAATCCAATGGGGCTGTAATCAAGGAAAAACAGCCCAACAGCGCTAAAAGTtccaacaaaaacaagaaaaataaggatAAGGAGTACTATGTCTGATCTCAACATCTAAATGAACGCTTGTATAGAAATAGTCTTCATTTTATCTGAGACATAATACAAACTTATTTACTTTACTTTTTATGAAGcacattcaaaaacaaacaaaaaagacagggaatgcaatcagaaaggaaagactgtttttaaaaacaagcatttcatgctcttgtttttcagaaacGGGAGCTGA
Encoded here:
- the NRXN1 gene encoding neurexin-1 isoform X28; translated protein: MAAENDANIVIEGNVRLVGEVPSSMTTESTATAMQSEMSTSVMETTTTLATSTARRGKAPTKEPIGQTTDDILVASAECPSDDEDIDPCEPSSGGLANPTRAGGGREYPGSSEVIRESSSTTGMVVGIVAAAALCILILLYAMYKYRNRDEGSYHVDESRNYISNSAQSNGAVIKEKQPNSAKSSNKNKKNKDKEYYV
- the NRXN1 gene encoding neurexin-1 isoform X29, coding for MDMRWHCENSQTTDDILVASAECPSDDEDIDPCEPSSGGLANPTRAGGGREYPGSSEVIRESSSTTGMVVGIVAAAALCILILLYAMYKYRNRDEGSYHVDESRNYISNSAQSNGAVIKEKQPNSAKSSNKNKKNKDKEYYV
- the NRXN1 gene encoding neurexin-1 isoform X30; translation: MDMRWHCENSQTTDDILVASAECPSDDEDIDPCEPSSANPTRAGGGREYPGSSEVIRESSSTTGMVVGIVAAAALCILILLYAMYKYRNRDEGSYHVDESRNYISNSAQSNGAVIKEKQPNSAKSSNKNKKNKDKEYYV